The Nostoc commune NIES-4072 genome includes a window with the following:
- a CDS encoding ISAs1 family transposase — protein sequence MPAGFENKKSKTKASFTPSVNSKDITTKFQEYFTQIKDPRVERTRYHLLTDIITIAILAVIAGASGWEDIEEYGISKQEWLKTFLQLPFGIPSPDTFRRVFERINPKEFEQCFRQWVQSLVEKLGVEVVAIDGKTHRGSYDRESKLKALHTVSAWSSEHRLVLGQTKVSSKSNEITAIPALLDILDISGCIITIDAMGTQKLIAEKIIAANADYILSLKDNHPTLHQQVKNWFEAAQSIGFKDIDIGISQRIEKGHHRIEKRTVYTVPVSQIPGLYQLDLWGGLKTIVMVVRSIQHWNKTTHEVQFYITSLINDANKIASAIRQHWGIENSVHWTLDVTFHEDECRIRSLHSPQNFALLRRIALNALERESSFRRSIRQKSRRAAMNDHYMLSVLAAALSNSVPLP from the coding sequence ATGCCAGCAGGATTTGAGAACAAGAAAAGCAAAACCAAAGCATCTTTTACACCCAGTGTAAATAGCAAAGACATTACCACTAAGTTTCAGGAATACTTCACACAAATAAAAGATCCCAGAGTGGAAAGGACAAGATATCATTTACTCACAGATATCATCACCATAGCGATTTTGGCAGTAATAGCAGGAGCGTCAGGTTGGGAAGATATTGAGGAGTATGGAATCAGTAAACAAGAGTGGTTGAAAACGTTTTTGCAACTACCATTCGGAATACCCAGCCCCGATACTTTTAGGAGGGTGTTTGAAAGAATTAACCCAAAAGAATTTGAGCAATGTTTTCGGCAGTGGGTTCAATCCTTGGTTGAGAAATTGGGAGTAGAAGTAGTAGCCATAGATGGCAAAACTCATAGAGGCTCTTATGACCGAGAATCAAAACTAAAAGCCTTGCACACAGTGAGTGCCTGGTCGAGTGAACATCGTTTAGTTTTGGGACAAACAAAAGTCAGTTCTAAATCAAATGAAATCACTGCAATTCCAGCACTATTGGACATATTAGACATCTCTGGCTGCATCATTACCATTGATGCGATGGGTACACAGAAATTGATTGCCGAGAAAATTATTGCAGCTAATGCGGATTATATTCTGAGTCTGAAAGATAATCATCCAACACTCCATCAACAAGTAAAAAATTGGTTTGAGGCAGCACAATCCATTGGATTTAAAGATATTGATATCGGTATTAGTCAACGTATTGAAAAAGGACATCACCGCATCGAAAAACGTACAGTTTACACCGTACCTGTGTCGCAGATTCCTGGACTTTATCAACTAGATTTATGGGGAGGACTAAAAACAATAGTCATGGTAGTACGTTCGATTCAGCATTGGAATAAAACAACACACGAAGTACAATTTTACATTACTAGCCTTATTAATGATGCAAACAAGATTGCTAGTGCAATTCGACAGCATTGGGGAATAGAAAATTCTGTTCATTGGACATTGGATGTTACCTTCCACGAGGATGAATGCCGAATTCGTTCTTTACACAGTCCACAAAACTTTGCTTTACTACGTCGTATTGCTCTTAATGCATTAGAGCGAGAATCGTCTTTTCGTCGCAGTATTCGCCAAAAATCACGACGGGCAGCTATGAACGATCACTATATGCTTTCTGTGTTAGCTGC